Genomic DNA from Cyanobacteria bacterium FACHB-DQ100:
ATTGCTGGATCGCTCGAATTTGCTTGATTTCAGCCAACGTAAAGTCTTCCGCAAACCAGCCTGTTACAGGTGTGCCATCGAGAATTTTCGTTGTTTTACGATCGGCAAATTCTGGACGCTGATAAACATCGGTTGTCGTGTTGCTTAGATCAACTGTGCCGTCATCTTTGACCACCGCTAACATTGGCTCATGACGAGCAATCAGAACGCCGTCCTTTGTCGTTACCAGATCCGGTTCAATAAAGTCGGCTCCGCGCTGGATTGCTAGCTGATAAGCTGCGATCGTATGTTCGGGACGTTCTCCAGAAGCACCCCGATGTCCGATTACAATTGGAACTTCGCCGTTGAGCGTCTTGAGATTAAAGAAGTTCGGAGTCGGGATCGGCGCGTCTAACACTTTCCCGGTTGCATCCGTGTTTAGCAAGAACGGGCCGAATTCGTCTCCGAACCACAGGGTTTTATCTGCCCCAATCGCAAAAGATTCGATGTCGAAATCTGCTCCAGTTAATTGGCGATCGCTTTGCGTTTGATTGACGATCGAGAATGGAATCTTTTGATCAGAATCATTCAGTTGTAAATAGTTGAGAATTTGAACACTGCCGTTTCCGGTTTTGCCCTCCCGGAAATTGGGCTGAAGTTCATAAACTCGCAGTTGAAAATCGGAACTATTTTCTTTACGTCCAAAGCCATTATCGGACATGAACCAAAAAGAGTTCGGACTCGCAAACTGAACCGCACTAAGTCCTTGCACAGGCTGCCCAGGGAATGGACCTGTTCGCCCATTCCCTGAGATGTCTTTACCTGAATCAGGACCCTCTGCAAATGTATCGGCGGGTAATGATGCGAATCCCTTTAATGTAACGATCGTCATAAATTTCTATGCCTAAGTAACACAGGTAGAATAAAAATCGTGTTCACCGCAGCATTACATATCAAGATTAAGAATGATTTATGTAATAGAAAAGAGTTAGGTTAAAAAATAGATTGCTGTAATTAATAGAAAATATGTCAATGCAAGACTCTATAATTTGCATGAAAATCAACACTTAACTAACGCTGATTGATGTAGTTAAGAATCAATTATTGAATCAGTATTAACTATGGTATTCGTTGTAATAAAAAATACGGCAGGAGCTAAAAGAACGTGAGTTCGACGCAAATTCTTGACTACGTTTAGATCTGCGCGTTGCCCCCTAAATCCCCCACGGGTGGGGGACTTGGAGAAGCAAAATTCCCCAATCTCATGAGTTCTCCCGACCGTCAAAGTCCCCCAAGATGGGGGATTTAGGGGGCAGGATCGAGCCTAAACGCAGCGAGGAAATCCGTCGAGCTGACGTTAAAAGATGTTGCATACTCCTGCCCGAGTCATACCGAATTAAACATAGAAGGCGACAGATCATACTCAAAGTCTCCCATTCTGGGGGATTTAGGGGGCGAGAATCTGTCGCATCCACAAATCAATCTGGTATCAGTTCAGAAGGAGAGCAGACTGTCTTCAATCTCCTCTCCTTCACGCTAAGCAATCAACATAAAGCTAGATTGTGTCAGACTGCTTGCTTGAACTCCCACCAACGTTGCTAACAACTCATTGCTAGTTCCCGCTTGAATGAGCGTATTGTTAGCATTCGCACCTGTCCCTTGGAGAAGGCTTAACCGTCCAAAGGTCAATCCCCCTGACAGAGCAATCTTATCGCCTTCGGAGATGTTGAAGTCTTGGATTGTGTCAGAACCATTCCCTGTTGCTAGCGCAAACACATCAGCTTCTGTACCACCTACCAGGATGTCACTGCCGAGGCCACCATCGAGATAGTCGAAGCCAGCACCGCCGCGCAGAAGATCATCACCGCCAAGCCCGAAGCTGCGATCGTCACCCCCTTGAGCATTCATTACATCATTCGAGTCGTCAAACCCGCTTACTGTATTATCTAAATCATTGAAAAAGGTAACAGAATTGCGGTTCAGGATTTGAGCGAGATCTGCATCGGCTCTGAACACATCAAAGCTATCTTCAACACTGCTCTGCCCATCAAAGATCAGGTTTCCAAAGTCAACAGATGCTCCTGTTGCTTGACTCAGATTATTTAGATTCTCCGAGTGAAAATTTCGTAGAATCACACCTGTATTGGCAACACCCTCAAAGCTGATCACAAGATCATCACCTTGCTCAGTGAGCAACAGATTGCGAGCCGTCAAATCCGCACCCCTAAATTGGATTGTGTCTGCTTCAGCGATCGTGCTTTCTGAAGGATCAACACCGACACCACCAAAATTCACAACAGCTAGATAACCCTCGCCTGTCGTTACTTCAGCCGTCTTTTGTCCACCCTCAGCCTTAAGCACCTCCGAAAACCGTACCCCAAACATCGTTTGGTACATGAGACGGTAAATTTCGGTGTTGTCTAAAGTACTGGGCAGTAGGTCGGCATTCATACCATAAGCTTTGGAAACGATGCTACCCGGAAAGTCGGGTGTCCCAACCCAGCCGACTCCAAAATTCCCCATCGGGCCATCCAAACTATCCATTGATGGAAAGGGTTTCCAAGGAGCGTCAGCGCTCGCTGTGCTGCCATTCACACCATCGAGGAAATTCCGAGTCGTGTTTGTCGTGGTGGGATTGACATTAATGAAAGGAACTTCAGTTTCGCTATCGAGCAATTCTGGCGTGGTAATCGCGCTTCCGGTCGGACGAGTGTAAGGTTTAAACTGGGAAACCTGCAACCCTCCAGCATCACTATCAGCAGCAGTAATAACTAACGTGTTGGGGTCTTGTGTATTCACGTAATTCATCGCAACCCCGATCGCCGCATCCGCCCGTCGGACTGCTTCAACCGTTCCAACGGCATTGTTGTTGTTCGCGAAGTTATCGCTTCCTTCCTCTTCAACTACTGCAAAGAAACCATCCGGGTCTCGCTGAATAATTTTGAGAGAGGCATCGAGCATTTCCGCAACTGTCGGAGCGGTTTCGACATAGAGCGGCTTCGGATTTGCTGTATTTAAGCCCAAGGCTTCTTCGGTACGATCGTCAAACGTATGAATCGCAGAAAACACGCCTAAGAGCTTTTCTGGTGGGGTTGAGCCATTCACCGCAGCATT
This window encodes:
- a CDS encoding alkaline phosphatase, translating into NAAVNGSTPPEKLLGVFSAIHTFDDRTEEALGLNTANPKPLYVETAPTVAEMLDASLKIIQRDPDGFFAVVEEEGSDNFANNNNAVGTVEAVRRADAAIGVAMNYVNTQDPNTLVITAADSDAGGLQVSQFKPYTRPTGSAITTPELLDSETEVPFINVNPTTTNTTRNFLDGVNGSTASADAPWKPFPSMDSLDGPMGNFGVGWVGTPDFPGSIVSKAYGMNADLLPSTLDNTEIYRLMYQTMFGVRFSEVLKAEGGQKTAEVTTGEGYLAVVNFGGVGVDPSESTIAEADTIQFRGADLTARNLLLTEQGDDLVISFEGVANTGVILRNFHSENLNNLSQATGASVDFGNLIFDGQSSVEDSFDVFRADADLAQILNRNSVTFFNDLDNTVSGFDDSNDVMNAQGGDDRSFGLGGDDLLRGGAGFDYLDGGLGSDILVGGTEADVFALATGNGSDTIQDFNISEGDKIALSGGLTFGRLSLLQGTGANANNTLIQAGTSNELLATLVGVQASSLTQSSFMLIA